The sequence taagaataataatactataataatatatcacataactTAAAAAGGATTAAAAACGTACAAGCATCCAACTTGTTAGATatttctgccgacagtttttcacggactgCTATATCGCGGTCCGTTGATAATTTAGTgatggataaaagtcttcagaaaaattccaaatttttggattaaatatatttatttattttgatcattatggtataaaattcgatcattaactatttaaaattattaaacaaaaattaactcactgtccaatcCCGATTCctggtaaaaaaaaaatttaaaacctaaccaatagttcctaaatacatattgaataagcctataaattatataacacattttcgaatcatcgtttattttcaaatcatataagtttgaatttaacttgcttaatatccaacgaatgacaattgagtgctaCTGACtattacaaaataaattcgaaactatatatatatacttatttaatttaatttatttatatatgtataggtatgttttaaataataattattatttttacataattaatttctaacaatttcATCATGaattatatttcaatttatatatataagtatttacatatctatttacagatagtggttcgtgaatcgtcgtgaacagtcgaagggtaaatgaattcatgtaaacagttcaaaaattttaagactcggactttacaactttgcttatcatgtcgaaactatataaaaattaagtttaaatttggtcggaaatctccgggtcgtcacaaccacAACAAATGACCACCACCTGGATATATCCTCCTAACCCAGGGGGGATGTGCTACACCCAAGGTCACCAAATACTACCCCCTAACGTAGCCAATAGCAACTTCTGGATAAACCAAAAAACCCCTTTCATGCCCTACATCCAAAACTGTGCATTCCTCGATGGAATGAAAATAACCTCGCACCTAATTTACTACGAGGGAAAAGACGACCCGAATGATTTCCTTAGTATATTCGAGGGGGGAGCACGAATGGCCAAATGGGACATACCCGTAGCATGTCATGCATTCTCTTACATGTTAAAAGGAGATGCTAGGGTTTGGTTTGATTCCCTACCAAGAGACTCCGTAGCTAGCTTCGACGACCTAAAACGGCAATTTAGGTCTAAGTTTAGTCAGCAAAAGCGACACAAGAAGAATCATGTGGCCGCTCATGGGATAAAGCAAAAGGATAGTGAAGGTTCTAGAGCCTTTCTCGCTAGATATACCAACGAAACACAGCAAATTCCCAACCTACCAGAATCCCAAAGAATATCTGGGTTACTCTACGGATCTAGGGTCAGGCCTCTCATTGAACATCTTAGCCGAGACCTACCAAGCACTTACGAAGCTTTGTTAGAAAAGGCATATATATGGTTAGATGCTAAGGAAACAGCTGGTAACTTCGTCCTAGACGACACCCCCATAAATAGGCGAAAAGAGACGTCAGAAAGAAGGGACGATAAACATGTTAGAAAAGAGGATAGGGGGAGGTTCCATCCTTACCGAAGGGAAACCGGAGCTGGGATCTTGGGGGCATTAATAAAAACTCCCAAGGAAATCCTAGCAACTGAGAAAGCCACAAACAAGTTCAAAACCCCGGGAAAGATGTCCAACAGAGGAAGAAATAGGGATATGACCAAGTTTTGTGACTTCCACAACGATTTTGGGCACGATACTGATGAATGTTTCAACCTCAAAAAGCCATTGAGGAGGCTGTTAAGTCGGGCAAACTGTCCCATCTCATAAAGGGAATTCGGGAACCAAAGAAAGAGAGGGTACATGAAAAGAAAATGGAGGATACGAGGCAAGAAGCAGAAAATGCAATCCTGGCAATAGATTCACACCAGCCTTATAAGAAAAGAGAAAGATGTCGCGTCATCAGATAATGGAGTGAAGTGTTGTTCCCGGCCCTCGATACCATATGTCCTTCGGACCTACCGATCACCATAAATGGAAAGATGTTCAACAGAGAGGTACGAAGGATATACCTCGACAGTGGAAGTGCTTGTGATGTGATGTACGAACATTGCTTCGAACGGCTAAGTCCCACCATCAGAGCACGGTTAGGTGCCCCAAGAGTACCCTTAGTTGGATTCTCCGGAGAAAGGTGTTGGCCCATCGGAGAAATTGATCTCGACTTCACAATAGGGGAACCACCATTAGCAAGAACAGAAACCATTGATTTCGTGGTAGTCCGAGCAAACTCCCCACATAACATCCTGCTCGGGAGGGTAGCTATGAAAAAGATGGGTATAATTGTATCCACGGTTCATCAAATGGTCAAATTCCACACCCATGAGGGGATCGGCACCCTCGCGTCAACGTATGACAGGAATAAGGTAATCTTCGCCATAAAAGAAACAATGAAAGAGCCAACCGAGTGTGTCCCAGGAGCTTCGGAGGAGGATCCACAAGTAGAAAAGATATCAGTAAACCCGATGTTTCAGGATCAGCAGATCAGCATAGGAAAAAACTTGCCAGCATCCACCAAGCAAAAGCTCCGAAAGTTACTTCAAGCCAATGTGGATGTATTTGCTTGGGAAAATAGCGATATGACCGGGATACCACGAACTATCAATGTACAAGGGTCGTCCTTCGTAACGGAGCATAGACTCAACGAGCACAAACACCTCGAACCAGTGCATCAGAAAAAACGAAACTTGGCACCGGAAAGGGACGAAGCGGTCTGTAAAGAAGTAGAAGGCCTGTTAAAAGCGGGAATAATTCGCGAAGCAAAATACCCCTCGTGGGTCGCTAGTCCCGTGATGGTGAAGAAATCAGATGGAGGATGGAGAATGTGCGTCGACTTTACCAACATCAACAAAGCCTGTCCCAAAGATTGTAACCCCTACCCGAAATCGATTGGAAAGTCGAATCCCTAATCGGGTACCGAAACAAAAGCTTCCTGGATGCTTACAAAGGGTACCATCAGATCAAAATGGCTAAGGAGGACGAAGAAAAAACATCCTTCTTCACCAGCAAGGGAATCTATTGTTATTAAAAGATGCCCTTCGGTCTAAAAAATGCAGGGGTAACTTATCAAAGGCTAGTTGACAAAGCCTTTCACGATCAGCTGGGAAGAAATCTGGAAGCCTATGTAGATGACATGGTAATCAAAAGTCGGAAGGAAGAAAATTTGATAGAGGATATCCAGGAAACTTTTGATAAGCTTCGGGCAATAAACATGAAGCTAAACCCGAAGAAATGTTCCTTCGGAGTTGAAGAAGGAAAATTTCTTGGGTATTACATCACCAGAAAGGGGATCCAGGCGAATCCGAAAAAAGTGGACAGGTTAAAACAGCTCCAAACCTCCGTAACCATAAAAGACATGCAGAGCCTGAATGGGAAGCTAGCGTCAATTAGCAGATTCGTATCAAAGGGAGCAGAGAAATAACTACCCTTATTCAGAATTCTGAAGGGATGCTTGGGAAAAAAGAAAATTGTCTGGAACGAAGAAGCGGAGAGGGCATTCGTTGAAATGAAGGAATACATCGCCAAACTCCCTACCTTAACCTCTTCCGAAGAAAGAGAAACACTCTTCATATATTTGGCTGCTTCGAAAGAATGCATCAGCACAGTATTGGTCACCGAACGAGAAAAAGCGCAAGTACCAATATACTTCGTCAGCTGAGTACTTCAAGGAGCCGAGCTGAATTATCCAGAACTCGAGAAACTCACTCTAACACTAGTCCATACAGCTAGGAAACTCCGAAGATGCTTCCAAGCACATCAGATAGTGGTACTTATTAACAAACCAATCAGGCAAGTGCTCTTGAAACCTGAAAAATCGGGGAgaatggccaaatgggccattGAGTTAGGAGAGCATGACATTGAGTTCCGGGTCAggcatgaaatcaaaggacaagtcCTAGCAGATTTCATCACCGAAACAGATAGTGTAAATGAAGAAGACGTGAAGAACTCAACCCAAGTTATCACCCCAAAGATCGAAAATGAAGAGTGGAAGTTGTACACCGACGGTGCGTCAAGCTCCGATGGATTAGGTGCTGGTCTAATGTTAGTAAATCCCGAAGGAAAAGAGTTCACTTATGCACTTCGTTTCGAATTCAATACAACCAACAACGAAGTAAAGTACGAAGCTCTGCTAGCAGGATTGAGAATGGCGAAGGAATTAAAAATCCTTCATCTCCGAGCCTTCGTTGACTCACAGCTAGTGTCTAACCAGATCAAGGGCACTTTTGAAGCAAAGCAACCCACCATCCAACAATACTTGTCAAAAGCAAAAGAACTGATCGAAAGCTTCAAAAGTTTTGATATCGAGCATGTCCGAAGAAGTCAAAATAAGAAGGCAGACGCACTGAGCAATCTTGTTTCGCTGACATTTGAGCACCTCGCAAAAGAAGTCTTGGTGGAGGTGCTAGAAAAGAAATCAATCCTAGAGGAAGAAGTCAATGACCTCATACAAGAAGATGAGGTAACATGGATGACTCCGCTACAAGCATATCTTGAGACAGGGAAATTACCAGAGGATAGAAACGAAGCAAGGAAGATAAGGATAAAGGCACCTTCGTACAAAATGATGAACGGAGCACTATACCGAAGGTCCTTTCTCACCCCATGGCTTCGATGTGTAGGGCCGAAGCAAGCAACTGTCATAATCCAAGAGATGCACGAAGGAATATGTGGTCTACACGCGAGTCCAAGGTCAGTAGTCGCCAAAATTATGAGACTAGGGTATTATTGGCCTACAATGCACCATGACACCACGACAGTGCTACAAACCTGCGAGTCTTGTCAAATCCACTCAAATGTCCCGAGGCTGCccaaacaagaactaatctctgtcacATCTGCGTGACCGTTCATAAAATGGGGAATAAACATAGTTGGACCCATTAGTGATACACCAGGAAGCCCAAGATTCCTACTTATAGCGATTGATTACTTTACCAAGTGGGCCGAAGCAAAACCGTTGGCAACAATCACTGGTAAGTAGATAGAGAAATTTGTCTGGGAACACATTGTATGCAGGTTCGGAGTTCCTCAGGAAATAGTCTCGGACAATGGGAAAAAATTGGCAGAAGGAATATTCCCAAAATTTTGCAAACAATTGAAAATTCAGCAAAGCTTCACCTCGGTATATCATCCCCAAGGTAATGGACAGGTGGAGGTAACAAACCGGGACATAATCAAAGGAATAGAGAAACGCTTGGGCAAATGCAGAAAGAGGTGGGTCGATGAGCTTCCCTTGGTGCTGTGGGCACATAAGACAACTCCAAAACGAAGTAATGGTGAAACCCCCTACAGCCTTGCATACGGAACAGAAGCCGTTCTTCTCGCAGAAATATAGGTACTAACAGAAAGAACAGGGAACAATGAAAACAACGAAGAAAACCTTCGAGTTAACTTGGATCTGCTCGAAGAAAGAAGAGAAGCAGCTGTGATTCGGGAAGCCTCATACAAACGAATGATTGAAGGCTATTACAACAAGAGAGTAAAACCCTCAACCTTCAAAGTAGGAGAATATGTCCTAAGGTTAAACAGTACAAGCAATGTGGAATACGAAGGAAAATTGGGACCAAATTGGGAAGGCCCCTATGTGATTGCACAAGTGTTGGGAAAAGGCTCCTACAAGCTGGAAACAACAACCGGTAAACCAATACCAAGGGCGTGGAATGCAACCAACCTCAAAAAGTTTTATCATtagaagtcttgtacttttcatttTGTAACATGTAGTTGAAAGATGCAAAATTGGTAGTTGAAGCCTATAAACTTCCTATACGAAGCTTAATGAATTTCTCAACTACTTTTGATAAACTAATGTCTTGACAAAATTAAAATTCTATACGGAAAATTATGTGCGAAAAATGACAGCCGGCACGAAAAATAATCCTGTCATAATCACATTATATCGAGCAACGAGGCAAAATATGCTCCGAAATACTCGACGTAAGGAAAAAAGTTTTCCTTAAAAGTGATCACTGCACCACCATCCTGCAAGGTAGAGAGTTTTTTACCCATCCAAGCAGGATAAAAATCCATGGCAACACATATAAAAAAGCATGCTAAAATTAAACGAACTAGAGTTATGCCATACATGACCATTGTTCAAATAAAAAGGGCGATAAAGCCCAGGCACCTAGGCCAAACAAAAGACGATAATTGTTTCAAACGATTACAAACAACAACTAGTTAATGGGGGCATCAACTTTTCCAGACTCTCCCATAACTTCAGGAACCTCCAGGAgagtttcttcatcatcttcatgaaCCGCGGGCACAACAGTAGCAAGAGTCTTCAAAAGCTCACTAGGATTGGCATCAACCTTGGCTGAGATGGTCTTGACATAATCAAAATCAGCTTGCTCGAGCTCATCAAAAGCAGAGTCAACCATCTCCTTTCCTTGAACAGTATAATCGGCAAAGTCAGCAAGCTGCACAACCCCCTTAGACGCCAAATCTCCTATCACTTCACACCTGGCCTGAACTTTCGAAGCTAACACCACATTACCAAAAAGTTGCCCAAAATCTGCAATCTTTAGTAATTGCTGACAAGCATGAGGAATAACCTGAGAAACAACTTGAGAGTAATCAGACTTCAACACCTCACAACGCTTCTTGTTATCTTTTAACTCATCAGTAATGGCCACTTTCTGAACCTCGCCCACCTTCACCTGCCTCTGCAAACCTGCTATTTCATCACGAGCAGCCTTCAATTCCTCTTCATAGCTAGGAGCCATTAATATCTCCTTCTCAAGCTTCTTAACCCTCTCACCCATAGAAACATGACGCTCCCTCAAAGATTCAAGCTCCACAGTACGCTTCTGTAAGAGGGAAGAAGCAATATGACCCATAGAAGCAGCTTGAAAATTGATAACAGAATAGGCATCATGAAAACTCTTCATGTCTTCGGCAAAAGAATTACCCCAGTTATCAGGAACGAGACTATCAATAAGATCAAAGCAGTAGTTCAGAGCAGGAACTTCAGAATACACAGGCAGATCTGCAAACAAGCAAAGAAATAAATAACAAACAAGCAAGAACCAACGAAGCAAAAGGTGAAGTAAAACATACCAAACAAAGGGTTAGCAGTAACAATGTCATCACTTGCTTCGTCTTGAAGCTGGCCGAACTTTTGCTTTTTCAAAGAAGTAACATCAGGATGGATCTTTCGCTTCATCACACCTTTAGCTTTGTGGCGTTGTGCCACCCTGGCCCCAACTCCCAAGAGATGCAAGAGGTTGGTCATCTTGAGTATCCACATCAATAGGAGCTTCCACTCGCTTTGATTTTTCCTTAGTATTAACCTTCGATGAACTCACTTCGACATGATCAGCCCTTGGCTTACTAGATATCTCCATGAAACCAGAACATGTAGGAGACCCAACATCCTTAACAACAGTCGACCTTGCTTGGACAGCAACAGTATACTCCTTCAACCCTTGGGCCTTGACAACATTCCTCAACGACATCTCTGCCAAAAGCACAACAGAAAAATGTAAGTAGTTAGAGAGACAACCAATAGTACACAAAGACAAAAACGAAACATACCCTGCTCCCCATAAAAGAACACAAGAGTAGCAGTACCCTCCTCCCAATCAGGTGTCATCCCTAACTTAAAAAGTATAGCATCGGGGTAAGTAGAAGGTATGATGGGATGGTTACAAATCCTCCTAAACAAAGCATCATCTTCATGAACAAAAGGGATAGGATCCTTGTATTCTTTAGGAACAAACGCCCTCTCAGGATCAGAAACGAAAGGATAATATTTCGGACACAAAAAGGATTTTTTCAGAAAGACGAAAGAACACTTCCAATTACGAACGTCGGGGAATTGGGAAGCAAAGCAATAAACAGGAGAAGGAGCACCTCTCCTACTCTTTCGTTTTTGAACAGTAACCCAATCACCGGTATCACCAGTGCGAAAGAAGCGGCGAAAAAGATCAACAGAAGGTTCACCGCCATAAGCCCTACACATTACCTCAAAAGTCATAACCTTTTTCACAGCCAAGGGATGAAAAACAGAAATATTCACTTTAAAGTAGTCTAAAACACTGAGAAGGAAAGAAGAAAAAGGAACCCTAACGTTACACTCGGTAAACAATTGGGTATACACGCCAATGTAACCCTTAGGAGGATTCAAGATGTGCTTATCGCTAGCTGGAATAACAATATCGCCAGATTTCAAACCAAGCATTTTAGTCAGATACGACAGCAAGGAGGGATTAACATCGCTAAAAGAGGCCTTAATACCACATTTAGACAtggtaaaaataaacaaaaaagaaAAAACGTAAGAAGAAATTGAGAGTACCTTAGTATGCGAAGAAGAAAGGTTTCCAGAAAAGTAGGAGTTTGAATGGAAATTAAGCACAAATAAAAGGGAGAAGAGGAAGGGTTAAAACCTTAAGGGAAAGAGAAGGTTGGCTGTCAAATCAAGCTGCAGGGTACCCTCGGTAACCGCAAGCCTTTGGACGATCGTACCCTCAACTCCAAAACAGACAAGATTCTcccattaagggtaaaaaggtaattTCGGGGGCAAGAGTATTAAACGGCGCAGTTAATTGTCAAATCAATGCAGCAAAAGTAATTATTACTAAGTTTAACTTAACGAAGCTCATATGTCGATATTAACGCTTCGTAAAAttaaactggggggcttgatagtgtacccCACCTCCGGCCCATTTATCAGCTTCAAAGTTTGCTTCGGAGGATACGGCTACAATATATGGAACGAAGGAAACTTCAGCTACGGTGAACGAGGTCATGGAATTAGAGCAACAACAGTGAGCTTAGAGCCCATAAAACCTCGATCAATTACAAAGTCAAGACTAGCGAAACTATTCCTAGCTCGGTGCACGCCTGTACCACAAAGGAAAGGGGACAAACTCACTTTCCTCTGCAGGTTTACCAAAAGGGAAAGTCAACTTGTGATCCAAAATCATTGGGAACTAGCGAACTGGTATGGAAAGCCGTTCCATCCCACTTATAAATGGTATAGAATGCAGGAAACATTCTACATTCAATCCATACACACATAATTATACAATCATGTTATATCATTTGCTTCGGTGGCGTAAAACAGTCTCCTGACtgttaccttcggggaatcgccagcgAATATATCCAAAACCACAATCACTCAATCTCAATCTCTGTGACTTGTATATCCCCATATCAATACTAATCGCCGGTTATTGTACAAACATATAACAAGTTTGTTTGGACATGAAACAAAATATCTTCTTGTTAAATACGTTAAGTAAATACTCCATTCGTCCCATTAAAATGTCAACTTTGACTTTTGATAGTCTTCTttttttaactttaactttaaatatttttgttcaTTTTATATAACTTGAagaaaattatatgaatgaattgtGTTTTAAATGTGTTTTAATTGATATAAGTTTCATCAGGAGTATTATACaacaaaaatagaaaaaaaaaaaatatagtcaaaattgaaaaaataataataataagactgacAAAAGTTGAACACTTCTGACGAGACAAAGGGTAACATCACACCCGGAGGGAGATGATACATTGATACCTAGCATCATtcataagaaaagaaaaaaaaaactattacTAAAAGAGCAAAAAAATTGTTACTTCGCTTTACACCTTACTGTGTCTTCCTAGTTGAAAATTCTTCAACATGAAAATGGTGATAAATTACTTTGTGAATTGAGATCCTTAAGATAAAACTACCTTTATGTGTATTTTGATTTGTTGATCGTTGCATTACTTCAAGCAGATTTGTAAAGTGCGATATTAATTGTAACTCATTGAAATTTGAAtcgcttttatttattttatgtaataTGTAATTTTCGGGAAAAAGAATACATAAAATAAACTACAAATAATAAAGATATAGACCATCTAAACTTTATGCTACCGATAGACGTGACCAAATGTCCATTAAAAGAACTGACAAAAGAATTGAAATCACATTCTAAATATAGCTTCATTAAACTGGCCAATAGGTAAGGCCATACTTACTATAGTGTTTAAGGAATGTGCGTTGATTCAAAGCAAATATAGACATGAATTTGGTAAAACTCTATAAGGTTGTTGGACATGATGCATAATAGAGCAGGACCTATAAATGTATGTCTTTCAATGCACAAAAAAGTAACAGCCAATTTGGTGGTTTGCAGAGAAAACAAGCATATTGAATGGGGAGGTTGACGTTGGTTCGTTTAGGTACGAAAAATAATGCTGAAATTCTTTTTAAAATTTCGTAGGTGCTGTATTATACGTAGAGGGAAAAAAATGAAAGTAAGAAGAgggataaaaaaaaaatttttttttttttttggcaaggcAAAACAATAGATTTCATTAAATATAGAGAATTACATGATTGTGCAAATGAGCATATGCACTGCAGCTATGTACATCAGAAACCGAAGCAAACATTaagatacggagtatatatattttgggtattttgttaaaaaaaaaatacgAGCTTTGTTAAAAAAATTATTGTGACTTTCttttgaaaatatttttttttggAATTGCAAAAAATTTATTAACTAACCGGACCACACCGCCCTAGCAAGGAACTAAGACGGGGCCGAACACTTACAATGGCTTGACAAGTCAAAAATTCCAACTAATATTACATTTGCTTCTATTGACAATccaattaaaagaaaaaaattGTATCGAATCAAACAAAATCTCTTTCTTTAAATGGGGAGAACCAAATAGCACACTATTTCGGTATCTCCAAATGAATCACAAAAGAGCTGCAATAATCGCGAAAAGTTTGATCTTGGCCACAAGAGTTAAACTCAAATAGCACACTATTTCTTTTGAAaatattgtgttgtttgttatttattttatttatttataaaattatttcaattaatttaattattttattactttcttaaataatatataaaaaaatattttgaacttatactgatacCGTCACAAATCGTTCACCAAGAAAAATCATTGGCACTTATTTTGCTCTAAACCAAGTTAAATTGAAAGTAAGGAGTAAGAACAAAGTAAAGTACAAGTTGGTTAAGCATGCTTCATGTTTGTGATGAGCTCAAGTGTTATATGGCTTCAATTTCGTTTGTTGTTACTGGCTCTATGTTGTATGGTTTAGCAGCTACGGCCATCTCAACCAGCATTATTAATCGACTCTTTATGATTATAATAACGTATACTGTCATCAAAAGGGATAACATATTTTCTAGCAGCTTTGTTttataataaacgttatttttagcTAAAAAAAACAACTTATGagtacatttttttattttttgcaaaaaaaacaaacttaaattaaaaacgaAAACTTTATAAAGGCTCCCGATTAAACTGATTGGACGAAAATCACCAAATCCCTGTGGGTCATTTTTTTTCGGGAGTAATGCAACAAAAGAGGAATTACAACCTTTAGAGATCTCACCAACCTCCCAAAAACGAGTGAATACCGCGAGAAGGTCTTCTTTGACAACGTCCCAATATTTTGAGAAAAATTTCATGTTAAAACCATCGGGTCCGGGGGCCTTTTCACCCCCACATTCTAATATAGCAACATGGATTTCAGAGAGTGTAAAAGGAGATTCAAGGTTCGACGCCTCCTCATCATTAAGTCGTTTGCTCAGGGGGCCACGAATTTTGAAGGTACGAGAGTTATGTTCACTAAAACGATTTTTGAAGTATGTGAATGCCGCCATTTTGATGTCCTCTGGGTTCTCGATCCATAAGCCATTTGAATTTATACCCCTTATGTTGTTTTTGTTTTGCCTCCTTTTAATACACGAATGAAAAAATTTGCTATTTTCATCCCCTTCCGTAACCCATTTAATCCTTGCTTTTTGTTTCAATATATCGACTTTCTCCTTATCTTTTTTAAGCCACTTTTTTTTCGAATCTAACCAAGATGCAATTTCAACTTCCGAAAGGTCACGAGTACCGATGATGTTTTCCCACTCAGAGATTTCTTTATGAAGTGAGTCAATTTCGGCATTTAGACTATTATATTTAGGATTACATTTTTCCTTCAACACCCCTTTTACGCTCTTAAGTTTATCACGAAATACACAATCAGCCCTTGGATTGCAA comes from Rutidosis leptorrhynchoides isolate AG116_Rl617_1_P2 chromosome 4, CSIRO_AGI_Rlap_v1, whole genome shotgun sequence and encodes:
- the LOC139842115 gene encoding uncharacterized protein, with protein sequence MAKWDIPVACHAFSYMLKGDARVWFDSLPRDSVASFDDLKRQFRSKFSQQKRHKKNHVAAHGIKQKDSEGSRAFLARYTNETQQIPNLPESQRISGLLYGSRVRPLIEHLSRDLPSTYEALLEKAYIWLDAKETAGNFVLDDTPINRRKETSERRDDKHVRKEDRGRFHPYRRETGAGILGALIKTPKEILATEKATNKFKTPGKMSNRGRNRDMTKFCDFHNDFGHDTDECFNLKKPLRRLLSRANCPIS
- the LOC139842116 gene encoding uncharacterized protein, which translates into the protein MFNREVRRIYLDSGSACDVMYEHCFERLSPTIRARLGAPRVPLVGFSGERCWPIGEIDLDFTIGEPPLARTETIDFVVVRANSPHNILLGRVAMKKMGIIVSTVHQMVKFHTHEGIGTLASTYDRNKVIFAIKETMKEPTECVPGASEEDPQVEKISVNPMFQDQQISIGKNLPASTKQKLRKLLQANVDVFAWENSDMTGIPRTINVQGSSFVTEHRLNEHKHLEPVHQKKRNLAPERDEAVCKEVEGLLKAGIIREAKYPSWVASPVMVKKSDGGWRMCVDFTNINKACPKDCNPYPKSIGKSNP